DNA from Debaryomyces hansenii CBS767 chromosome A complete sequence:
TGAACCTCTCCttgtttaataataagacATCAATCAAACTGTCAgtcaatttattaattcttaAAGACTTTTCAATAACATTAGAGCCAAATTTGTGTAACGACAATGAAACAACATTTGCCTTAATATGGTCTAAGATTATTCTGATCGATTCATCGTCACCTCTAGATAATACATATTGTACAACATAATTACCAAATGGATCTAACGATAAATTCGTAGCATTCTCTGCGACCTTCAATGATAATTGTTTACGTTGGGCAAGATTACCATGATCCAAACACCTTTGTAAAACGCAACAACCATGTCTATGAGTTGCAATTTCATTGCAGTGTAACGAAGCAgtttcaaaaatgaattggtTCTCTTCGGGTTTCAATCTTTGCAAGCATTTTTGAACAACATGATTACCATTCAAATCCCTCGAAAGTGCCACAATACGTGGAGACAAAGAATTTATAATCAATCGTGATTCCTCTTCAGTTGTGATACATTCAATCAACTTCTGCAATGCACGGGTACCGTGAGGGTCCAAAGCAATTCTAATGAATTCTGGGGAGGCGTTCTTGACTAAAATAATTCTCTGATCAGCAGATACATtttcaaacaatttttgaataagatAGTTTCCAAATGGATCAGTCATTAGCTCAATGATCTTCAAGTAAATCTCGTTAAAAATCATGGTTGCGGCAATGTCATTGGTTAATATCTGTGTGTTCTCTAAGTCGGCATTTGGATTAGATGCAGCTTCACGGCCTAAATCTAACTGACGTTGTAAGAAACGACAACCATGTTGATCCTTACATAACGAGTATATTTGACCTGTGAAGTCTTCTAATTTGGCATTTGTATACTTTGATGCATCATCACCCtttcttttattatttatatgcATTTTACGATGAACATTCATACCATCgtttgaattataatgaTTACGACggttattattattgttgtGATTACCATTATTGTTAAAACGACCACCATTCACGCCTTGACCTGAAATAGCCTGATTCTGTGGGACTCTATTGTTCACAAATGAATGTTGTTGCAGGTTCACATTCgaattataattcattgGAATTTGATTCCACATGTTCGGTGTGCCTGATTGAGCTGATGGTGGGACCATCTGACCAACATTCAACATAGGGAAGTTCAAGTTGTCAGGCAAATTATTAAACTGATTGTTGCTATGAGAACCTTCATTCCCTACAATCAGTTGGTACTCATTAACCGAAGCAGCTTGTGCACCGTCCATACGAATGGATCCAGACATGAACTGTTGTTGGTTTGAGGAGCCCTTGGTCCTATCAGATGGAATGgaattttcaacttcacTTTCGGACGAACTCCCCTCGGCCAATTTATAACCCTCTTGGAATCCATAAGATTCCATACCGATAGGTACGTTAGCTCCGAAAGGAATTTGGGAATTTAAAACTCCTCCAAACGTATCTAATGGAGGTGGAGTCGTAGTAAATGGAAGGTGTAAACCCGGAATCACGTTTTCTCCGTTGGCCCTTTTATCCTTCGATTTCCCATCATCTGGTAACTCAAATGGTTTAACATTCAATGCATTAGCGCTAGCCGCATTACTATTTCCATATGCAAATGGCGGAGCAGATGACGGAATAAACGTGTTGCTCCATGTACTAGAAGGTGTGTTAACATGGCCAAATGTTGAAGGAACAAAGGTTCCAATTGACGAGTTTGGAGTCAAAGAACCTTGTTGTGCTGGATATTGGGAataaaattgttgatgataattgTTATTCCCATCGTTAGTGTTACTATTGCCAGCATATAAGAATTGAGCATGTTGCAGGAATGGGGTGTTGGAGGTAGCGGTGTCTCTTTGTTTGGCAGCTTCGTTGGAAGACTGTGTACccttcttttctttagCATTGCCGGTATCTTTGTTTGtcaattcaaattcttcatctaagTTAAGAGTGCCCAACGCATCAACAATATCCAAATCGCTCGATGCTGGCGGGTTTGGCGGATTCTCATTGGTCTCCTTGACAAACTCGTCATCCATTGAGCTGGAAGTTGTGTTGGCGGCATCCTTGGGattaaaaaaattcgaAGCATCCTTATTGAAAAAGCTTGACCCAATCGATGCCGATCTTAAATTGTTGCCAACATTCTTTGAGGCGCCCGCTTTACCAGGTAAAAACGAGCTTGGTTCTTCAGCATCACCCTGGTTTGAAACTGATGCCGAACGAGATTGTAAATTGGTagtcattaataaattagttTATGATATAAATGGAAATATAATGCAAGTTGAAAAACTCTAAAATACAAGGTGGGtctttttttaaattttcttcttttaaaTATGGATTATAACTAGTTCAcaataatattgttaaGTTACGGAACCGGATGCACTGTAAATAAGTCTAGGTCTCTTCTTACTCctgaaaatatttcaatatcttctcGATGAAGTCACAC
Protein-coding regions in this window:
- a CDS encoding DEHA2A08778p (weakly similar to uniprot|P25339 Saccharomyces cerevisiae YGL014W PUF4), which translates into the protein MTTNLQSRSASVSNQGDAEEPSSFLPGKAGASKNVGNNLRSASIGSSFFNKDASNFFNPKDAANTTSSSMDDEFVKETNENPPNPPASSDLDIVDALGTLNLDEEFELTNKDTGNAKEKKGTQSSNEAAKQRDTATSNTPFSQHAQFLYAGNSNTNDGNNNYHQQFYSQYPAQQGSLTPNSSIGTFVPSTFGHVNTPSSTWSNTFIPSSAPPFAYGNSNAASANALNVKPFELPDDGKSKDKRANGENVIPGLHLPFTTTPPPLDTFGGVLNSQIPFGANVPIGMESYGFQEGYKLAEGSSSESEVENSIPSDRTKGSSNQQQFMSGSIRMDGAQAASVNEYQSIVGNEGSHSNNQFNNLPDNLNFPMLNVGQMVPPSAQSGTPNMWNQIPMNYNSNVNSQQHSFVNNRVPQNQAISGQGVNGGRFNNNGNHNNNNNRRNHYNSNDGMNVHRKMHINNKRKGDDASKYTNAKLEDFTGQIYSLCKDQHGCRFLQRQLDLGREAASNPNADLENTQILTNDIAATMIFNEIYLKIIELMTDPFGNYLIQKLFENVSADQRIILVKNASPEFIRIALDPHGTRALQKLIECITTEEESRLIINSLSPRIVALSRDLNGNHVVQKCLQRLKPEENQFIFETASLHCNEIATHRHGCCVLQRCLDHGNLAQRKQLSLKVAENATNLSLDPFGNYVVQYVLSRGDDESIRIILDHIKANVVSLSLHKFGSNVIEKSLRINKLTDSLIDVLLLNKERFSEMLNDAFGNYVLQTSLDVANVRDLGKLSQALQPLLPNIKNTPHGRRIMIKIQNIL